Genomic segment of Oryzias melastigma strain HK-1 linkage group LG21, ASM292280v2, whole genome shotgun sequence:
ACCACAGTGCTGACAAGTTTTCAGACAGACTTACAACATATTCTGGAGGACACAGACTGAAGGAACGGCACGAGAGCTCGACGTTTTACAGGGATATAATACTGTAGATGTGTTTTAACAAGAgtacacagcagcagcagttagATCAGTCCTGCATGGAAGCAGCTGCAGTTACTATGACATCCAATAGATATagtttaaataaacatctttaacGACAGTCCACATCATCCTCAGTCGTTCAGGAATACGTTCTCCTGTCATGTTTTACAGCCACATGAGGGTCAGCAGGGACTGAGTGAGATGTCTTGTATGAGTCCACCATATGCCTGGGCTCCCGCGGACCCCCTGGTCCTTTCCCATGCCGCTTTCTAATGAGGCGAGCTGTTGTGTTGTCAAACGCATGGTGGGTGTTTGATGGAGCTGGAAGCCTGATGCAGATTATGATCTCCAGTACTAGTACTGTGAGAGAGGGAGTTACAGAGTGCCGCTCCGCTTTGTGGGAGCAGCATCTGACCTTTGGATGGTATGTCTCAAAAGCTGCCGCTCAATCTTAGGAAGCAAATCAGGATTCCCCAGAAGCTAATGATCACTCTGGAAATGTTTGGGGACAAAGTCACTGGGAGAAAAAAAGGCTTGAGAGTCTGGATGGTCGGGGGTGCGTTCAGCTGCACTCCTCGCAGTTGCAGGCCAGGATGTATCTGTAGGTGGCCGTGATGCGAGTCCCCCCGGAGCAGCGCAGCCTCACCGCCTTCAACTTGGACGTGTGCGGCCGGCAGCAGGAGCAGGAGCTCTTGAAGGGCTGCTTGAGCACGGAGCTGAAGGAGATGAGGGGGTCGGAGCGGGTGGTGTGGCTGCAGTGGCCCTCGCAGCGCGCCAGCAGCACCATCTGCAAAACAGAGGAAGTCGGCATCAGGCTCTCATCAGACGAGAAGAGGCTCTCGCTCTTGACAGAGGGGGGTTTGTTTTGTGTCAGGCTGCCCTCCGCGACCTTCCACCTGCAAAACTGAGAGATAGCAGCGAGAACAGACGCGTTCCTGCATCTGCCGAATCTCAGGGTCAGTTGCGTTAAGAGGGAAGATCAAAGCCTCCAGTCGTCTCCGAGTGTGACCCGTCGGCTCACGTGCACTCGTGCACACCGAACCCTGAGTTGATCAGTGTCACGACCATCCGACGGACATTCCTCTGCGGGTCACAACATTCCCGCTGCTCCCTAAACAGCCTCCTGTGTCGTGTCCTTCTGTCAGCTGCTGTGTCGCCACCCATGTCCCCACTTTGACAAAAGCCTGTCTGGGGCCGTGGCAGGGTGACACACATGCATGCGAGGAGGGTTGTCGCCACTTTAAGACCATTTGTCTCTGTCCTGGCCGGGGATCAGGCTATCAAACACCCCCCCTCTTCTGTTCCCCTTCCTTTTCTGTGCCCCCCCTCCATTCATGCCCAGTGCATTTATAAAACAGATGAAGTGGATTAGCATTCctatcttttaaaaacatgagaGGACTGTCGTACACTTCACAGAATGGAAAATTAGTTCCAGTAAcgtttcaaataaatgaaaagttttcGGTTTGATCTTTGCTTTTGAAAGTCTGATAACTTCTGGCAAAAGTACTGGAGTAAatacagcaacaacaaaaaaagaactgaagcagcttttgtaaaattgaacaaaattcagtcacaatattttctttggtttcaCAAAGCTTTTGCATAATTCCAAGACACCAATGAGCTGATGGGATTTTCATACTTTAGATTCTGGAACCAGAAAACTTCATGGAACCATGCTGGTGTGCCAGCTCTAACAGTGGGTcaactatggagagaaaatagtatcgttctgatttgtgcgtgcgtaactttggatttgtgtgtgcgtagttctttatttgtgtgtaactttggatctTTGCATGGGTAATACTTGATTTGTgggtgcgtaactttggatttttgcatgtgtaactttggatttgtgtgtgcgtaattcttgatttgtgtgtaacttccCAAATCCAAAgtaacacacaaatcaagaattacacaaatcagagtgatactattttctctccacagtcaactattgttgttgttgcaggTTGAAGCCTGCAGTAATTCTCTATGTTCTTTCAATCAAAGCGTGAAGCGTTTAGAAAAAGGGTTTGTAGATGAGATGAAAACAGAATCCATGGAAGACGGACACGGCTTAGTTACATGCATTTGTAGGAGTTCTGTGGGTCTGTGGTTTGTCCGAGTCTGTAGAGGGTCAAAGACCTGAACGACTCCATCTTAAGGGGAGTTTATGTGTGTCTTTTAATTCTCTTGAGGCTTGTATGACTATGTAGAAATAAagtggaacgtaccattgttgtgcataTTGTAAGTGTATcgtaaagtatttgtaagactTCCACACACTTCTGATGTACGGATGCTGTCGTACGGTGACTTAACGCCACGCTCTCGTCGTTGGTAAGGTGTGAGTTCTAGCTTCTTACTGATGTAAATGCTTCACTCACGGGGTGTACAGGTGATGCATTCATCCCTGTATGGACTGTGAATGGGAACTCATCACTTAAGGGGTTCATCGGGGAGAAAAAGTGGAAAACTTTGTAAGTCAAGCCTTCATCTAACCtacagttgcaagagaaagtatTCCTGCACAAAATAGACGCatgatatgtttttgttttttttattacaatcacaacgatggaggaaaaaaattgccagtttaaatcacaaaaattgatgtttccatgtttttattgaacacaatcatgTGTCCAGTTTATGGTCAAAATAGTTTCGCTTGCAGCTTTATTTGGCCCTTATTCACCTTTATGTGTTGCACAAGTGTTCGCCCACAGTGTGCGCGCGGAAAAAATGTATGAGTTCACTGATTGGTCTATGACATCTcctttccactgagcagtccggtgcTGAGCGGTACGGTTCCATCCAGCCTTTTGTTTCCTTTAGAAAGAGAGTCACCAAGATGTTGGAATCTAGGAAAAGGGTTGTGGAGAGGAGAGGAATGTAGGTTCCCATGACAACCGGCTCTAGTTATCACACTTTCAGCggatttgttttggtttggcCAAAACAAGCTCGACACTGCTCCTTATCTTCATCCACACAAGACTTTTGACACTTAATgtctcattttacttttttttcaaaaaacaaaacttattttcttttgaacatTTGCTTCACAGCCTCTCTTTTGCATTCAGACTGCAACaactgtaaaaaagtgaaaaaattggatcaattcacaaaaattctaatttgttaCCATTAACAATATCAATTCCACATCCactcaaattttaaatttgataaaaaataagcaatttaaatgttgcaaactgcagaacttttgttaattgatccaaagtttcacttttttttacagtgtaactAAATCACATCTTCAGATGGACCAGAGTTCACACATTAGGATTCAAACCAGCCTTCACACCTTCTCAAACAAATTTGACAACTCGAGGAAAACAGACGTGAGCGGAACCAAACGGCGGCGGTGAGACCGCGCTCCACGAGGAGAAAGTTCCATCCAACATTCAGAGCTTCAGAGTAAATCTCAACAACTCCAGGAGAAGAAAACAGGTTTTCCACTTCACACACTAAATGTAACGTCTCCAAACTCTGTTTCTGTATGGTTTATGTTTACTGTTCGTCTTTGGCGTCTCACCAACACCCTGGATAAAAGCCCGCTCACAGAGGAACAGTGTGAGCTCGTCCCGCTGCAGGTGGATTTGGTGTGAAGCGTTCAGGCTGAGGCGTGAAGCGTCTTCAGCTCTGAGCGCCGTGACACAAAGCCTGGCTCTCGCTGTGCAGGCAGGCCTCGCTCCAGATGAGCTGTGGTTTTGCCACCTGCTCAACAAGCTCAGAGTccctaagttaaaaaaagaccaaagaaGAGATCGGTTATGGAGCAGGAGCAAAGGCTCTggcacaaaacaaaagaaaatcaaaaagccgACAGCCCCTTTCCATAACTCTCTTTCAAGTCTGATGCAGTTCATAGAGTtatccatctttcttttttttctttaatggacTGGCTGTCCTTCAGTTGACTGAAACTTCCCAGTGAGCATTGCACCTCCGCATCATCCTTCACTCCACACTCTTCCTGCTCTCTGCTTTCTCTCCTCCTTGGGGCCCTAAATGAGACGGGAGACAGCAGGCTGACAGCTGACTGTTCGCTTTGACCAAAAACCAATGCCAGCTGAGAAACTCGATATGTTTGCATCGCGTCCAGCACCACACCGACACGAGAAATGAAGCTTGATGCCAGAGAATGATGGAGAGATGGAGACACGACCACTGAAAAGGGGAGGAAGGTCAGAATAAAGGGAGTTTTTAGGCCTGCTTTACCAGAGATTTGTAGTCCTTTTGTAGCTACGTTTACTCCGCCCTCagtgttcaagtgaccactctcaatgaaaagtcaatgtaagcGCGCTAATCAGGCTTAAAACTCCCACGTTTCTACATCAGGTTTCTACgacaaaagacagaaatttaaaccaggtcaaacttcaaccaatcagggactcagatatGGTAGTGATGTAAGAATGGCGCCACCTTTGAATCGGGGAAGTgccatacatttaaaaattgatcatggaggagaaatcaaTAACTTTGGTTTGTGCCCGACCAGAATACTATGACACCAAGTATTTTATagatcagaatagagctgtgaaaggaaaagtCTGGAGTGAGAATCGCTTagacatttcacaccaacagGGCTGGggatcgataataatttccagaaacgattcgattcacaagagcctgaatcaattacatttttttttcaattttttcagtCCTCTCAATTAAATTTGatgcaatttaattttgagtttacatatttatacacgtttatttagaaatactttaataatcTACAACATGTTTTGAAtctattaatctgatccagttcacatactgtaaatgtatcagtgaaataatgagattgttaatatcattcagtgttacatggattctctaaaggagaagttctaactaaaatgttagaacttttaacattgttctgcctctcctggaggacgtttcagtttggccactaggtggtgatcacgctatagcattacaccttattccagaagaagaagcaatgaatgagcaaaaaaatgacaaacaaaacgtactttagaccacaaatagtttctttaaaaaatattcccttaaaatagtttgtaaaactcatgcctgtgagtttataaagatttattcagcaatgtatgttttggttgacccagcgttagcattagtcgtCCTATGGGATATTCCAtgaaacgttagcatcaagctagtttAGCTtgatgtgctaaatcgatctctattttatgaatcgattattgatctattaagcataaatcgattaatcgattttatctaCCCAGTCCTacacaccaagcctctttcaacAGTAGGTGGCGCCCATGTGCTAGAAAACAGTAGATTAACTTGTGATtggttgaaataaaacatttcattcattcattcattccagCAGATAGTGAAGGAGAAAATGGTGCGagctgctggaattacgttgattgtgtcaacaattgaaaagttacagtatgttaaagatttagtttttaggcgacgcctcagatgttaaagggttaagggtgtattcagactggaagaGCCTGTTTGGACCGATTCTGTTcaatttggtccagattgagtcctTTGGCTTTGGTTCGGTGGAGACAAGACGCTTACTGAGATAGGATAAGGGTTTGACATGAAGATTATTGagaaaaaagagtgaaaagcAACGTGTATCATGATAAATGTTGTTTCAATgggcctgcattcatccaaccacatttctaTGAGTTGTTGTGTCTCAGTGTTGTggttttaagagaattctgttattCCCAGTTTCCATGGATCTTTTATTTGTGACggtacagtttttagccaaaattaaaaagcatttgacattttctaagacacattttttatgcacATCTTACTAGATATACAATtttgatttgtgggcgggactgttggctcagAGCAACCCTCCCCTGTTGGTGAGAGCTCTGTTTGCttgagcttatagcctcaagctagcattagcggtgcaCAAAtagatgattttcattggagtgggtctttaaggaacAAGGTAGCTTTTAGGATGGCGTCACAGCAGCACCAGGCAGGTGCCACAAAACAAGTCGGTGGTCGTTTTAGTTCAGTTGTTtttcagactgagaaaactcAGAGTGAACCAGAGCTCAgcctgattggaaacaaaccgagaccaccttgaaagatagGTCCAAGAGCAGTTCTTGGTCTGAGACCAGAGTCCACTTGGGAGTACTTAggctgaaaatttgttccggattattgggggaaacgaGCACCGGTTCACTTTAAGGGAACCAAATGTGCTCACACTGAATAGACTTCATGCGGATCCAAAGGTTTTCCCGATCCTTCAGATGAATTTGTGAATGTATCTCTGTAAAAGTGCATGCTAGAGACTCGTGTTTCTCTGGGTTTTACCTTGGAGTTGCATTTGTAAATTGGGTGCGTGATGGTTTCCACAAAGTGGTGCCTCATGCAGCGCTCTGGGTCGGGGTCGCTCAGATGCTGGTGTCCATTGTCTCTGGCCTTGTTGCTGCTGGCAGACTGGACCAGGCCCAGCAGGGGGAAGCACATCAGGACCAGCAGGAGGCCTGAGGGAGGACCCACTGAGACGGCAGGTTTCATGATCGGGACACCCAGAAGCTCCTGATCCTGATCACAGGACGGCCAGCACCAAAGTCTCACACCTCGGATCCTTAAAACGGGTTTCTCACAGCGCAGATCCTTGAGACTCGCCTTTGTTCCCACCTCTTCTGCAGAGGTTTAAACTCAAGAACTTGCAGGCAGGAGTTTGGCAGCAGGGTGGCTCCATTCCCCACCTTGTTAATCCATCACTttctgaaaaaagacaaacagaatcTGAGCATTGAAATCAGGGAGGATAAGTACATCGTTTGTGTTCTGGAGATGTGTTTTGTCCATTTGTCATTCAATCAGGTGAGTGAAAAACACAGTAACGCTCTCAGAGAAATCTTAGCCTCTGTGTGATTGACTGTCTGAGTGCATGTCTTTTTCAAGCTGGCCGCTGACATTGTCTCCTGTAATCCACAATCACAGCGGTCAACACCCACACACCGATGCACACACGCAGAAACACCagttctgctgcttttattgCAGAGGTGAAACTTAAGCCATGCACAAACAGCCTGCAGCCAGATCTCTCCCCTCCACAGGAAcaagtttttcattaaaacaaatcacTCTCCCAACAAGCATCTCATGGCTCCGCCAGTCCTGGAGCATATTTTCACAggtatttatgtttttcctcccttcttttttccatttcaggCATTTATAGTCCTCCTGACAATAGGGTTTGTGTTCGGGGGGAGTTTGTTGCTGGCCGATGTGGCTTCGCTGTAATGTGTTGTGAATTAGTGAGAAAGGTGGGCACTGGTGGAGAGACGGAGGAGCATCGTGGTTGGAGTTTGGCGACtttgtcaaaaatgtcattatagAACTCAACCAGAAAGAAAATAACACCATAAAAGACTGCTGTACCTACTATCAATtataatttgcagaaaatatttgattctgatttttttattcaagtcaaTTCAATtctgagtttacacatttatacatgtGTTTAATAATCTacaatatgttttgaatatatttatattaatctgatccagttcacagaCTGTAAacgtatcagtgaaataatgagattgttaatatcatccagtgttacatggattctctaaaggagaagttctaactaaaatgttcagatcattaacattggaaacattgttctgcttctcctggaggacggttcagtttggacactaggtggcgatcgcgctatagcattacaccttattccagaagaagaagaaagtatgaggaaaaaacgatgatttagaccacaaatagttactttaaaaaatatttccttaaaagagtttagaaaattcatgtctgtaagtttataaagatgttcatttagtcagaatgtatgtttaggctgactgagcgttagcattagccgtcctatgggaaattccactaaacgttagcatcaagctagtggactttagcttgaTATGATATATCGATCTctgtttttatgaatcgattgtTGATCTACTCAGCTTAAAcagattcaaatcaatttatcagttttattaacccagccctgaTACCTACAATAATACATATTTGTAAACAGTTTGTAGATGATTCTACTTTTAGACAGAGAAAGTAAATGCGTGTTCAGGTGACGTCTcaatatatttgctgtattttaagGTTGCTAAGATTTAAGAGAGAGATTGAATTGGAACTGGAGCAACTAATGTCTtagtccaggggtgtcaaacatccggcccgcgggccacatcCGGCCCGGCAGATGGTCAGTGAGccgtgattggtccaaattggtCTAAgtcacagtttctttttttgtttttttgttttttttttatgggaacttatccacacccctaccattaGAAAGCGGGAAACACaaaatctatcaatcaaacttttcaaacacagaaaaaaaaagattgtagttaTTAGTTTGTTCAGCCTCTACACTGTATGTTTTACTCTAAGGTAAACTCTCCCTCGTCTCATGTGCTACATGATGACTTGATCATCAGAACTCCCTCATATCAGGTTTTCCTAAATCCTATCCAAGTCTCCTGCTGATCCAGAAGATTCCAGTCATAACTCTGTTGAGATCTTGCAGGTTAGGAAATATTTACctaaatattgttttgatttAGACCAACATTCAAACAAATCCCCTCACATTTAGAGCTGGAAAAGAGCATTTTTGTCAGCATTGGAATGGCTGAGATGGACCAGCATGATTGAAACAAACAAGTTCTATTGTGTCTTCTGGATGAAGAATTCTTAGAATATctaattttttaaggaaaaaatagatttttaatcaCTTTCTATAGAAAGTCAGGCATTTATCTTAAGTTAATGTCAGCATTTAGGTTAACTGAAGACAGACTTGAGGATGTATTTAAAGGCCGGCCTTCACTCACCAGGGCCTCATCATTTCAACTGTGTCTAATCTTCCCCTGGGGAATCCTAAATTTAATTTGGAATTGAAgtggaggtttaaaaaaaactatcaagaCATCAGAGAAGAATTTCAGACCTATAAGGAGTCTGGCCCAATAATCACACCACACCACAGCTGAACTGTGTAGGATAGAAATGCAAAAAGCTGCAGAGTGGAGCATGTGTGTCTCAAAGTTTTGCttaaggattttatttattctatgaACATCTATGTCATCAGTCAAGGCGTCAGACATCTAAACTTCAGAAATGACCCCAACAGAAGTCAGGGACCTCACAAATCCATCGTCTCTGTTACACACATCATAGCTCTTCTTATGAGGGTTTAAATCCATAAAACGTAAAGAAATAACAACCAGTTATGGACCATGTCCTACAACACTTTAACAGTACAGTACTTCCTTTTTTCTATGGCACCCTGATACAATTTCATATAGTCAGAAAACTGGGTAGCTCACTTTTATGCAgtttagaaataatttatttaatgaataacGGATCAAACGCCTCTGAAATATCAAGAATTTCCACGATTACACTGATGTAAAACCTCCTTCAGTACAAGTACACATGAATGAAGTGTGTGAGTGTACCAAACACATAGCAGTACCATGTCTGTTAGACTGTAAATTACAACTAAAAACATTATTCTTTAGACATCCCTGTAAAGTTCTCTCCAAACCTTTACGTTGTCAAGGTgctggaggacccaaacgccaAAGACTGGCTCTGGAGCagaaatttgatcaaaatattatCCTCAAACTGTGAAAAACTACAAACAAGAAACTAAAATAAGGTAATGGACAGGACCTGACAGTGACAAATGGAGCAGACTGATGCTGTATTCACACCGGATGCGATTTGTGCATCAAATTCATCTCTCTTTGAATGCgcatcaaatttactgctcgacACCTTGACGCCCTCGCTGCAGAGTTTTTCTGGACTGCattcgttgccacatcatggaaaacatggatgatgtcgACTGAGTAGTAGTTTAGAGGCTCTCCCAGTGTAGTGTCCTTCACTTTAGCAGTGGGAGCTGCACCTGAGGGTCAAtttgaattttacttttgtctGTTTGTCGCCCGGTTTATGCATTAACCCCAGggggaaatagaaaaaaaattggaggatcgtttttatcattgttttgaaaaaaaagacaaaaacatcataTCAATGGCCCCCGTGGTAGCTCTCCGACTGCTAGAGTCACTATGCTAGCCTAACTGCTGTTAGGCTAGCATAGTGAGTTCCACTGGCCAGGGACCAGCAGCTTGGTTGGagaccctgctagctctgccCAACAGTGGTTGATAGCTTTCTATGCTGTCCatcaggcggctggctagcgtagtgGGCTGATCGCTCCAGCAAAGAGCTTAATATCACTAAAGATGAGACGTATGCTTTTTACTATTGTCCAAGATACGTACAATGCGATTGTggaatggtaaaaaaaacagtgagacaTGGCTTagcagacacagtaaaatgGCCATGAAATGCTTATGATGTACAGCTGTTGTATGGTGACTCTAGGCCAGAATCTAGTCCAGGGATAGGccactccaggcctcgagggccgcagtgtctgcatgattccAGATATCCAgcccctactcatgactgattacctggttcaggtgattccagccaattagaacat
This window contains:
- the LOC112155274 gene encoding norrin translates to MKPAVSVGPPSGLLLVLMCFPLLGLVQSASSNKARDNGHQHLSDPDPERCMRHHFVETITHPIYKCNSKMVLLARCEGHCSHTTRSDPLISFSSVLKQPFKSSCSCCRPHTSKLKAVRLRCSGGTRITATYRYILACNCEECS